The sequence CTGCTCTTCTTCTTTCAGCGTATTGCGTACCGCGTCGTCAAAACGGATCAGATCCTGAGGGATTAAGGCGCGCAGCTCGCGATCGTCCGCCAGCAGATCGTGTTTCAGCCCCTGAATCAGCGCTTTGGCGGTGGTCGGCGGCACGGAGGTGATCACATTTAAAAACCAGACTGAGATCCAGCGGGTCGGGAAAGGGATGGGGATCAGCCAGCGGCGGCGTCCGCTGACGCGCATGAAATGTTCGAACTGCTGCTGATAGCTCAGCACTTCAGGGCCTGCTGCTTCAAGCACCCGGTGTTGCTCCGCCGGGTGATCGAGCAATGCCACCAGATAGTGGAGCAAGTTCGCCAGCGCAATCGGCGTGGTGCGCGAGCGGACCCAGCGCGGCGGCGTCAGTACCGGCAGGTTGTAGACCATATCGCGCATCACTTCAAAAGCGGCTGAGCCCGCGCCGACGATGATCCCTGCGCGCAGTTCGGTGACGGGGATATTCGCCCCGCGGAGGGTGTCCGCCGTCAGCTGGCGGGCGCGCAGGTGATCGGACTGCTCGCTCTCAGGCGCCTGGAGCGAACTTAAAAAAATCACCTGCTTCACCGGCGTTTGCAGCAGGGCATCGCGGACGTTCAACGCCACCTGTCGCTCGTGGGCGATAAAATCGCCGCCTTCGCCCATGCTGTGGACCAGGTAGTAAAGCGTGTCGACCTCTTCCAGCAGCGCGGGAAGCGCCTTCGGCCAGTTGAGGTCAACGTTGTGGCAGGTGACGCCCGGCAACGCCAGCTTTTGCAGGCGGTCGGTGTTGCGTGCCGCTGCCAGCACCTGATGTCCCCGCTGGCTCAATGCCGTGGTGAGATGCTGACCGATATACCCGCTGGCGCCCAGCACCAGAATGCGTTGCGGCACGTGAGGCTCCTTAGCGCTGTAAAAACGCCTGCCAGTGTTTCACCACCTCTGCCAGCTGTTCGCGGTTCACGTCGAGGTGCATGACCAGACGCACCACTGGAGAGGCGTTGATCAGCACGCCGCGCGCTTTCATAAATTCGCCCAGCGCAGCGGCATGTTCGTCGCCCACGCGAATGAACAGCATGTTGGTGTCGTGGCGCATCACGTCCGC comes from Enterobacter kobei and encodes:
- a CDS encoding SDR family oxidoreductase, translated to MPQRILVLGASGYIGQHLTTALSQRGHQVLAAARNTDRLQKLALPGVTCHNVDLNWPKALPALLEEVDTLYYLVHSMGEGGDFIAHERQVALNVRDALLQTPVKQVIFLSSLQAPESEQSDHLRARQLTADTLRGANIPVTELRAGIIVGAGSAAFEVMRDMVYNLPVLTPPRWVRSRTTPIALANLLHYLVALLDHPAEQHRVLEAAGPEVLSYQQQFEHFMRVSGRRRWLIPIPFPTRWISVWFLNVITSVPPTTAKALIQGLKHDLLADDRELRALIPQDLIRFDDAVRNTLKEEEQLVNSSDWGYDAQAFARWRPEYGYYPKQAGCTVKTSASLEALWEVVNQIGGKERYFFGNLLWQTRGTMDLLVGHRLAKGRPARPFLEVGDAVDSWKVIIVEPEKQLALLFGMKAPGLGRLCFTLKDKGDHRELDVRAWWHPHGMPGLFYWLFMIPAHLFIFRGMAKRIAQLAEQKTKITH